Genomic DNA from Acanthopagrus latus isolate v.2019 chromosome 2, fAcaLat1.1, whole genome shotgun sequence:
tgtgtgtgtcctcattgCAGGTATGTGTGTGGCAAGAGCTGCAGGCAGTGAGGACAGAAATCTTTGggctggaggaagagaagagtcACATCAGTGACACAGTCAAAGCACTTGTGGTCAGTAATGAACATGACAGCACCGTGACCTGTTTTTTAGATGTTCGATGttgtttgtattatttgattttaaagtaTGAAATTGTGCACGTAGTTATGACATAATCTTTTCCTCACAGACTAAGAATGACAAGAAAGCCCTTGCCAACGTAAGTGTCAACTCCCCTAATACTTTGATAGTGAATCAGTCTATCTTGGCATTGTTGCACTAGTGAGTGGTACATCAGATTTGGGACTAGTCCTTGTTGTTTATCGTGCAGCATCCAGTGTACACCAAGGCTCTGCAGAGGGGTCGAGAGATCCGCAATAGGCTCATTCAGCTGTTCCTCAAAGAGACTGAGTTGGAGCAGGAACACTATGGACGAGCGCTCAGACTGCCCAACACCTCACACCCCGATGTGGTGAggatacatgcacacactctgtaCAGAGCATCTGGGGTGGAGCTTTTCTGTGAAAtgcatcctttttttaaaataagtgtaCATCCTCAAGTTGCTGTTTTTATCCTTTGTCAGCCAGTTGGAGATGAGAGCCAGGCGAGGGTGGTGGAGCTGGTTGGACAGAAACCAGGTGATTGATGTGATCCATGCTGGTATTGATCGATAGTGTCAGATCAATGTTAATCTAAAATAACTGACccttgtgtgtttaaaaagtacaaatctCATAATCagctctctctatctctctctgctgtagaGTTTGACTTCAAGCCCAGAGGCCATGTGGAGCTGGGGGAGGAGCTGGGCCTCATCAGGCAGAGGTGAGGATGACATTGATTGTTTGTTGCGAGTACTTGTTCCACTTGATTTTCCACTTGTTCACTATTGTACTCAATGTGTATTACATAACCTTTAGTTCATATGACTGAGAGAAAAGTGaagaagagagtttgtttttctgttaatagGTTGAGGCaaagaaacacaactttttGATGAGTAAACTGTGACTACCataatgtttgatattttgtctGATATTTATTTTACCTAATGGATGTGAATGGTTGTTGTACTTTGTTCCTTTGGCCTCTCCTGCAGACATCTAGCTCATGTCTCAGGCCACAGGTCCTACTATCTGAGGGGAGCAGGGGCCAGACTTCAGACTGCACTCCAAAACTTTGCCCTTGACACAGTACAGCGACGGGTAAGCACTTGTCTGGAAATATTCAATATAAAGTCCACACAATTAATGTATGTTATTATTCTGCCAACACATGAGGGAGTCAAACTTTCCTTTTGACTCTTGCAGGGCTTCATTCCTATGGTTGTACCTGACATGCTGAAGGGGGCAGTATTTGTAAGTAGAAGTCTGTGCCATCTGACTTTGACTTGATGAAAGATGCTAAACTTAATGTCTAAAAGTGTTGACATTTCAATGATTTGAATGGACATATATTGAGCATACCGCATTTTTAAACCACAAATCATCCCACTCTCCCTCACCTCTCTccctttttattattctgtttcgTCCCCTTGCAGGAGGGTTGTGGGATGCAGCCCAACGCACATCGCTCTCAGGTCTATTCACTGGACCAGGCACGTTTCCCAGACCTCAACCTGGCTGGGACTGGAGAGGTCGGGGTGGCAGGTGAAACTTCATTCCTCACAAATTTTCTCAAAAGActcaaaatgtgtatttttgagtGATCAGTCCTAGCTGTCAACCAGTTGTTTAAGGCTCAAGCTTTAACTAATTGGCGTATCTCGCTATCAGTCAACATGTCAGTAGTCCTGATTCTTAAATGACTAATAAGATTAAATATCATGCTTGGTTGTGATCCCTCCTGGTAGGTTGTTGTGGTCATATAGGCATGTGCCCATAGAGGAGACTGAAGTTACCCGCTTTAAACAACAATTAgtagaaattgacattttgtaggatttggcgccccccacagtttctgagggCAACgccactgtcataaatacaaatccaagCTCTGTAACAGTTTGTAAGATATGTAGGAgctaactgcaaacaaaactcactACATCTTAACAATGTGATGCCTTGAAAACTTGtttgttgaagtaaacataTGTAACACTGCGATCCTCCCCTCCcgctgaagttacatagtgtagaaacaagtgatagtggtggagtggctgagacagagacaccattcagtCAAtcacaagacactgtaccatcacaATGATTTTGAAGCAAGAagaaagttacataatgttgctttaaaatccCCAACAGCACATCATGTCCACGCTTGAAAGGTtgcatgaaacaacaaaaacacaatgatatccaaaacaaaacagtgcacATCATGTTAAACACTATTGGCTCTCATTCTGATGTCAGAACACACCTGCTGGTCTGTAATGACAAGATCGGAACACTTGACTCCTTCAGAATTGtaattaatgcattttgttgttttctagGTAAACGTAAATTCTTACACCTAGAAAACTGACTGTCAATCTTGAGTCCAACTATtcacatgaaatgttttacCATTTTCCAACAACTGTTGGTTTGTTGAAAAATATGCAATACATCAATATTTGAAGCTAGTAAAAGATTTATAAATCAGAATTGAGAACTGGACGCATCTATTGTACGCGTGTAGTAAAGTAGTGAAGTAATGCATTGCCTCTCTTCTTCTAGGCTATTTCATGGATCATGCTGTAAACTGGAAGGACCTGCCTGTCAGGTTAGAAGAAGCCCTCACCTCTAGCTTTCTGCAGATAGTGTTATGTTAATAAGTAGTATTAACAGCTGACATGATGTGTCCTCTCCCGCCGCAGGACGGTGTGCAGCAGCACCTGctacagagcagagacagacacaggcagagagGCATGGGGGCTCTACAGAGTACATCACTTCAACAAGGTGCCAGAGACATCACTATTATGTCAGAGACATAGACAGGCTTTGATGAACGTGTATACAGAACACGCAATGTCCACTAATTTGCATGTCTTGTAGAGGACGTGaagatgtgcatgtgtgttactatctgttagctgttagcatttGATTGTTAGTCATTTTCAAGAGCATAAACTTAAAATAGCACAAAAATAAAGTCTCTACTGtataattatgaaaaatgtgtgttgacataaaattgtgtgtgcgtgtgcgtatCCAGATAGAGATGTTTGGAGTGACAGCGGATGAGACGGGAGAAGAGAGCTCTCATCTGCTGGATgagtttgtctctctgcagaaagAGATATTCTCTGCACTAGAACTACACTACAGgttaatataaaaacacacacacacggccccAGTCTGAACAGCCCTGCGCTTCGATACATCCGTTCAATTTGACATAATGTTTAGAATATTTGTATCCGATtatggtttgatttttttgtgtttctgtgtgtgtcctgactCAGAGTGCTGGACATGCCGACACAGGAACTGGGTCCTCCAGCGCACAGGAAGTACGACATTGAAGCATGGATGCCTGGAAGGAACAGCTACGGAGaggtcactcactcactcatctTATCTGAACATTAAGTCAGTTAGGAAATGACTAGATTAAGGCTGAATGATACggttaaaataaacaacagaaaaatactgtgcgatatgattcatgattagCATGAATGATACATTTTCCATCacaattttttaattttcacaagaaaaaaatctgttaaagTTACAGTGATGTGAGAGGATTGcaccaaacaaaatattttgtaggacaggacatctctgcagcctgacagcacttcattataatgctgttttggctctcatttttacatttattgaaaaattGCAGCTACTGCAATTTGGATATTGTGCTTGGCCAAACTGTGATTAGGataacattttgattaattgtgcagccatGGACTGGATGTCTACGGAAATACCTCCTGACTATTAAACAGAAATGAACATCTATTTATTAGTCGCACAAGAGCAGTAGGAGGTGTTAAACATTTACACTCTATTTGGCTTCAGCATGCTGCATAAGAAGTTAGTGAGTAGAAATCGTGCTGCATCATTGTGGGTGCATCTGATTTTAATTGCagctctttcctctctctctctctctctctctatatatatatatatatatatatatatatatatatatatatatatatatatatatatatatatatatatatatatatatatatatatatatatatatatatatatatatatatatatatatatatatatacatcagATTTCCAGTGGGTCCAACTGTACGGACTACCAAAGCAGACGCCTCAACATCCTGTACGAGAGAGAGGACGGCAGCCTGCAGTACGCCCACACAGTAAGACTGCAGATGAGGCAGACTGCTGTACATTCCTCCGGGTATAGCATACAGCAGTGTACCACCCCATGATGTGTCGTTTTTATCTCTCTAGGTGAATGCTACAGCATGTGCCATCCCCCGAACCATCATTGCTATTCTGGAGACTCATCAGACAAATGTAAGACACCAACAGAAAGGCACACATGAGGGGATACTGAAGATGTGTAATTCTTTAATTCAGGTTTCCTGACATTGAATTGCCCTAGGAAATGACAAAATTGTCCTGAAAATGTTGGAATGAGCAACGTTATTACGGTCAGGTTTCTATATGAACCAAAACAAGTATCACAAGGCCCTGAATTTCTTTTTGCCTGATGTTTCTACACCAtgtgacacagctgaaaatgtggccCTGTAGCCATGTTTTTATCCATATACCCAGCTGATATTGACTGAGAACCATCGGTCGCTAGAAAGTTATATGTCAGAAATTACAGCAAGTcctaaaatctttttttaaagacaagtTTTGATGAAaccatgcaaaaaaaagaaataaatgaaaaaaagcttcTTAAGTTCTGATCATCCTCTCTTATTGTCTCTTCCAGCAAAAGGTGACCTTGTCCACCTGCTACCATGTAAAATATCTATGTACATGTTGGTGTTAAAGTGGCTCCCCCTAGTGACTGTTTTAAGTGAAAACATTGTTATACAAACTATAGTGTATGTCATTAGAAATGATTAACTAGTACTGACATTTTCTGTATATTACTAAACAGTTCATCTTCGTCTTGAGGCAGAGTTTTATTCTGGATTACTATCCAGAGAGGATTCCATATTTTATTgctcaaaaaacaaatcagtcagtaatgcagcactgtattccccctctgtttgAGATGCTCTGTTTTAccgcctgtctctttaagacctgACCTACTGAACATCCAgtctactctgattggtcagctcacacatgcctgagccactGTGCCAAATCAATTTTTGCCTAACGAACTAGGCATAGATTGGGAATGTGTGACTGACTCTAAGAAAATCAAGCATTTGTATTTCAAGACATTATGAAGTCCACTTAACTCAACATCAGAGTATTTTTGTATACTCATTTTGgctgctgtttcttcttttgtccCTAATCTATGTTCTCCCTCCATCTACCCAGGAGGGAACGGTGCGTGTCCCCCGAGCCCTGCAGCCTTACTTGGGTCTAGAAGTGATCGAGAAGCCAAAGTACTCTCCACTGAAATACATTGGACCCAACCAGCCCAGTCGACCACCCAGGCCTGCCCCCAAAACCAGATAACACACATATAGTGTGGTGCAATAAAGCCAGTTTACATTCAGCGCCACCaaaccagacaggaagtcagcatTTAATACAGATAAGGATGATACCAGGCGATGGATCATGTCTGAACCTTTCAAATTACTGTTGCTGTAAATatattgtcttattttattgAATGTCCTTTAATTGTGAATGCGAGTCTGCATCTGTCCAGCTCATGAGGAGGAAATAACCAATACAGATACGTGTTGAATGTCTGTCTCCTGTATTGCTTGCTGTGCCTCCTGCCCAGAGGTgtcatatacatatacattgtACATGCATTAGCTCACAGACACCATAAATGACATTGCGACCTTGGGGTCTTAAAGAATTGCTCCCAGAGGTGACATACAGGCCTGTTAATGTGTGTTACATTACCAGCTGTTACAGTTTATCAATAATTGATGTGCAAGAGTAATTAACCAGCAGCtctgggagggagggggatgtTTGCATGGGcttttcaaataaactgaaagTTGTTATAATGATATTCTCACTGGGCATATTTAGTGGGATTTGAAAAACGTGGTTccagctttgtttttatgtaatgttttctGTGCGGCTTATTTCGCCCCCTCCAGCCGTCCACATGGGCCACAGATCCAGATATTCACCCGTCTACAGATGCATCACAGCAGGTCCTCAGTCGTTTTGTTAACGCGCTGTAAGTACGGGATGACCATCTGACTCCTCTGGCACCTTAACAGGGTTTGGGCTTTGATCTGGTCTCAGTCAcctgacaccacacacacacggtgctcGGCTCCACCTCGCTCggcgggtgtgtgtgcgtgtgtgtgtgtgaagaagatCCAGCCCGTCATTTCAAGGTtatctcctgcagcagccacactTTTCGGATCCTATGGGAATTTTGATAACCGCAGTTTTCCTCTGGGCTGTCGTCGGAGGTAAGCATCCATCGCACTCATTTACCCAACCTCGGTGTGTggtgtacgtatgtgtgtgtgtgtgtgtgtgtttgtcgggCGCTCGGTGTGAAACGACGGTACAAAACGGGATGATCGCTCTCAGCGGGCACCGCCGGAGACGAGCCGCATCTTTCGCACGCTGCCGCCTCAGCTGGAGCCCTTGTCATTCTTTGGAGAAAGCAGCCTTGTGGCATACACAGACGAAACtacatgatttatttcattaattcgCGGGGCAGACGGAGGTGGATGCTAACCTAACGGCGAGAGCCTCCGGGGTTTACACTAATGGGCTCAACACACAAGCGTTGTTACATAATTTGTTGTGCGCCCACCTTTCCGTCTCTGTCTGCTGGGCCGACGATGACAGTACAGGATCTCTGAAATAAAGcgcacttttctctctcttttttttaatgacttgatAACCGCTTTTCCTCAACGCGAGTGAAAAGCTCCGCACAGCTGCGCGGCGCGACGCTCCCGTGCGCCTCCTGCACGTGCGACAAGCGCCAGCCGCGTGGAAAACGTGTTAATGAGTTGAGAAAGTGCGAGGATCGAGCAGGAAGGAAGTCTGCACCCCGCAGAGACATGCGGGGAGGCACGGTAAACATTAGTCTGCGGCGGTGTTACGCGCGAGTGTTAACGCACGAACACCCGCCATAACATAACCCACATAGAGCCGACTCTGAACTGTTTGGGTTCGTGTTCCGTTGAGCCGAGTAGGAGAAACGGCCGTGTGCAGTGTGCATCTAAAGTAAATAAACATGCCCAACGTAGAAACAGCAGCTACAGGCTCATCATAATCTCACAGGACCACTAAATGCCACAGCAGCTCAGCGTCGGTGAAATGTCCAGAGGAGGAGTGATATCATAAACTCATTAGCGCGCATCTCTCAGCCCCTACAAGTGCATCCGCGCCTGACTCACATGTGATCTAGTTCATAGTCAAGCCAACGTTCTGGAGACGAATTAGTCAAATCGCTGAACAACCTGCAGTCCCTATGACTTGCTTGGatgcttttttgaaaatgtctgcaTGTTAAACATTTGGTTGGACAAGTCGATAAAAGCAGAGCCAGATCACAGTGTTAATTAAGGGGCCAGGGTGTTCCAGCTTAGACAGAGTgtggacaacacacacaaacacacacacacacacacacacacacacacacacacacacacacacacacacacacacacacacacacacacaattagcaTCACATGGACATGCTGAGCATTACAGGGCCACACTGTTGGCAGCTCACGTGTCTGTGGTTGGGTTTGTCAGTGGACATGGATGGTGTCAATTAGTCCAACTGATCTGATCTGTACTGATCTGGCTTTGTGCTGACTCACAGTTCAGATCAAAACTACAGTCACATATGTCACAAAGCTGAAGGAGCAAATTCACCTCAAGGCTGCAGCGTTGTGTTTCAGTTCATATGGTATCCCCTGTGGAGGAGTAATAAGCACAGTCTGGGTGATTAGTGTAAATGAAGTTTATCAACATAAAAGTCTCAAGGTGTTTATCTGACAGTGTGTAGAAATAACCACATCAAGCACATAAGGCACATTGTTTTGATCATCCAGATGATAGTACAACTATCAGCTATGAAatatgttgatgatgatgatgatgatgagcacggattgaatacatttaaaatgactcatTCTCTTTaggctgttttgtttgtaatgtttcaTGGAATTACATGATTTGATCTGGAGTTGGCAATTTGGCACAGAACGTAAACATCTTCCCAAACTGGCCGACATATGATGAGCTGACATTTAGATTCACGACCAAAGAGAATTGATAACCGTCATATCTTGTGCCTCAGCCAAAtgcacaacaataaaaaaaaaggtcacaggCTGCAGGCTGAACAGGGATTGTGATCTATACTGACATTTAGATCCTTGTTAGACTCCGTGTATCTCCACGAGGAAAGGTGCTGATGGCACTGCTTAGTGCGCCTTTAATGATCTGCTGGCAGAGCAGGGATTGTGGACTGATTTAGCCCTGGTGGGAACCGACCTGTGAGCTAAAGCCTTTGGGAATATCTGcatcctgcagagagagagagagagagagagagagagagagagagacggtgtTAAGCTTCTTTGCTGTGTCGCTTTACCAAGGTAACTGTGCTTACCTTAATGAGGCCACAGCTCCACCCACGCCCATGCGGGACCAGCCATCGCtaagaagacaaacaaagctCGCCTGTGCTAATCTGTAGCATAGTTTGGTgcagttttgcagaaatgctaaatatattgatttgtgtttcctttctccCCCGCACGCCATCTCTGTCCCAACTCTTCTCCTGCCTCAGTGGGAAGCCGGCCAGTTACCTCACCCCTTAATGATGCAAAGGTCAGAAACAagtcctttttcattttattttatttcccccCACCACTCAGTATCATATGAATATATTATAATTACTCGacctgttgttgtgtgtttttcgcATTGTGCCTCCAGGTTGAATGTATTATTCAGGAGACACTGAATGAAGACGGGACCCAACATGAGTGTGGCTCACAGCTAGCAGGTGACGTTTCTAATTATCTGCTCATCAGTGCTCAAGTAATATTATGTAGTGTTTTGAGCTGAATGAATTACTTGATTAATGGACAGGAAATGAATCATTACCACTCTATTAATCAGTTCATCTTGAAAGTATTTTGTATGCAAAGTTGCCAAACACTGGCCCATTCAGTGTGGCCATTTTCATAGTTTTCCAGTAGTAgtgaaataaattgaaaataagGGTTTATAAAAGAAtgcatatttaacatattttctacTGTATACTGGGGGGACAGATTGCCATTTTCTCAATATTTGGGGGGACACAAAGAATGCATGGTTACGCCCATGAATATAGTCTTATTTGCTTAAGTTTAACATCATTCCAGAGTGTGATGGGCTTTTGAAACATTCTACATCCACTGAGTTACATGTGTAAATCCCCCATTGTTGCTTTGtactctgtttttgttgtgataCTGTTTTGAAGTGTTGTGTCTCGTTTTTGCAGAGGAACTTGATGAAGTGCAAAGACACCACGGTCTGCTCAGGGAGCTGCAGAAGCTGGCTGTTGATGGTACCAACAAAATccttttgacacatttttgtgaattttgAACCTTTTcccag
This window encodes:
- the sars2 gene encoding serine--tRNA ligase, mitochondrial, whose protein sequence is MATCMGMVVRVGGTAWTVLKPVARQCSRQRTSVFIPQRFSHGARSSLYEHVREGYSDKPELDMRAVCEETDKVIANVENRKGDLRGDDVRKIVCVWQELQAVRTEIFGLEEEKSHISDTVKALVTKNDKKALANHPVYTKALQRGREIRNRLIQLFLKETELEQEHYGRALRLPNTSHPDVPVGDESQARVVELVGQKPEFDFKPRGHVELGEELGLIRQRHLAHVSGHRSYYLRGAGARLQTALQNFALDTVQRRGFIPMVVPDMLKGAVFEGCGMQPNAHRSQVYSLDQARFPDLNLAGTGEVGVAGYFMDHAVNWKDLPVRTVCSSTCYRAETDTGREAWGLYRVHHFNKIEMFGVTADETGEESSHLLDEFVSLQKEIFSALELHYRVLDMPTQELGPPAHRKYDIEAWMPGRNSYGEISSGSNCTDYQSRRLNILYEREDGSLQYAHTVNATACAIPRTIIAILETHQTNEGTVRVPRALQPYLGLEVIEKPKYSPLKYIGPNQPSRPPRPAPKTR